The following are encoded together in the Parabacteroides chongii genome:
- a CDS encoding SusC/RagA family TonB-linked outer membrane protein yields MRKIVILYLLCLVWCAGFAQQKINGVVFEAETMEPLIGAAVMVKGTTTGQTTDLDGKFSIMASVGETLSISYLGMVTQDIPVKSGMSDLTVKLVKDAMNIDEVVVVGYGVTRKRDLAGAITSLKTDEIKAGVVTSTAQLLKGRAAGVQVKQNSTEPGGGISIRVRGASSISSNNEPLYVIDGFQTEIGNQINPEDIQSIEILKDAAATAIYGARGANGVVLITTKKGTKGAFNVTYSYNASVKNLQNPWKLMDAQDVMGYNMKVWEDNGSTGNPPYTQEELQYKGAGTDWIDATTRTAMTQTHQFSITGGSDKMTMSISGNYLDDLGVLQNTNFNRFSGRMNMDYKLNDRVRFGSNLYMARSNKNFLNMGTNTTTDNVIYNIFMMSPLTTVTGDDVFGKKGKKPGIFSELNDVDFEDITNNMYITLYGEADILKSLTARVQYTYSNDNEKYQKYYPKSTNVGKANDGLATIWNYKNDKQQLDALLTWHQQFTEKHDVKVVAGTTYTKHIYEQNGMQGFGFSTDEFSFNNMGAAQTVQWINSAREDNTTTSFFARAEYVLNQKYILNASVRADGASNFGPGNKWGYFPSGSVAWQLGDEPFMSFIKPLFYDLKLRASYGVTGNDGIGNYLSQRKFAMTDVYLGGGSIVKGMYPSNPENKDLKWESTSQLDLGIDFSLLDKRIEVNFDYYDKRTKDLLNPISVSSSTGGFQTMTGNNGKIQNRGFELFIKSNNIVNNNFSWNTTFNISRNKNKVLELNQGEARFETVRPQGWYNWEEYAMLKEGYPLSSLYGYVFDGIIQTGETYAAQPGAVPGDPKFKDLDGDGKITINDREVIGDGNPDVILGLGNNFKIYDFDFSFFFDASIGNDLLNLSRVVLEDDNRLIDSKDRWTQHNPSNEIPRNGYKKDSGVKYGSYINSRFVENASYLRLQNVEVGYSLPLKKWGDMYKYVKNLRVFVGAQNLFTITGYTGFNPEVSTNGGKAVSQGLDFSSYPAYRTFNFGAKIIF; encoded by the coding sequence ATGAGGAAAATTGTTATTCTGTATTTACTATGTTTAGTTTGGTGTGCCGGTTTTGCACAGCAAAAGATAAACGGAGTCGTCTTCGAGGCTGAAACAATGGAGCCATTGATCGGGGCGGCAGTAATGGTAAAAGGTACAACGACCGGACAAACGACCGATTTGGACGGTAAGTTTTCTATTATGGCTTCTGTGGGTGAAACTCTCTCCATTTCTTATTTGGGAATGGTGACGCAGGACATACCGGTAAAAAGCGGTATGTCGGATCTGACCGTTAAATTGGTGAAAGATGCCATGAATATCGATGAAGTGGTAGTCGTAGGATATGGTGTCACCCGTAAACGTGACTTGGCAGGTGCTATTACTTCATTAAAGACAGATGAGATAAAAGCGGGTGTTGTGACCAGTACAGCCCAATTATTAAAAGGACGTGCGGCCGGTGTCCAGGTAAAACAAAACTCGACCGAGCCGGGCGGAGGTATTTCTATCCGTGTCAGGGGAGCCTCGTCCATTAGTTCGAATAACGAACCGCTGTATGTTATCGACGGTTTCCAGACAGAGATCGGAAACCAGATCAACCCCGAAGATATCCAGTCTATCGAGATCCTGAAAGATGCTGCTGCTACAGCCATCTATGGTGCACGCGGTGCCAACGGTGTTGTACTTATTACGACCAAGAAAGGAACGAAGGGAGCATTCAATGTGACTTACTCGTATAATGCCTCTGTAAAGAACTTGCAGAATCCCTGGAAGCTGATGGATGCGCAGGATGTGATGGGATATAACATGAAAGTGTGGGAAGACAACGGCAGTACCGGCAACCCTCCTTATACACAGGAAGAACTGCAATATAAGGGAGCAGGAACTGACTGGATCGACGCAACTACAAGAACGGCTATGACACAGACCCATCAGTTCTCTATTACCGGAGGTAGCGACAAGATGACCATGTCTATTTCGGGTAATTATCTGGATGACCTGGGAGTATTGCAAAATACGAATTTCAATCGTTTCAGCGGCCGTATGAATATGGATTATAAATTGAATGACAGAGTCCGTTTCGGTTCGAATCTTTATATGGCCCGCTCCAATAAGAATTTCCTGAATATGGGAACCAATACAACGACCGATAACGTTATTTATAACATCTTTATGATGTCTCCCCTGACAACTGTTACCGGTGACGACGTATTTGGGAAAAAAGGGAAAAAACCGGGTATTTTCAGTGAGTTGAACGATGTGGACTTTGAAGATATCACCAACAATATGTACATAACTCTTTATGGTGAGGCTGATATTCTGAAATCATTGACGGCACGTGTTCAATATACATATAGCAATGACAATGAAAAATATCAGAAGTATTATCCGAAAAGTACCAATGTTGGTAAAGCCAATGACGGTTTGGCTACTATCTGGAATTATAAGAATGACAAGCAGCAACTGGACGCATTATTGACTTGGCACCAGCAATTCACTGAGAAACATGACGTAAAAGTAGTTGCAGGTACAACTTATACAAAGCATATTTATGAACAGAACGGAATGCAGGGATTCGGCTTCTCTACTGATGAGTTCTCTTTTAATAATATGGGAGCTGCCCAGACAGTGCAATGGATTAACTCTGCCAGAGAAGATAATACGACAACCTCTTTCTTCGCGAGAGCGGAATATGTACTGAACCAGAAATATATTCTGAATGCTTCTGTCCGTGCAGACGGTGCTTCCAATTTCGGTCCGGGCAATAAATGGGGATATTTCCCTTCAGGATCTGTTGCATGGCAGTTGGGTGATGAGCCTTTTATGAGTTTCATTAAACCGTTGTTCTACGACTTGAAACTGAGGGCTAGCTATGGTGTTACCGGTAATGACGGGATCGGCAATTACCTTTCACAGCGTAAATTTGCCATGACAGACGTATATCTGGGAGGCGGATCGATCGTGAAAGGTATGTATCCTTCCAACCCGGAAAATAAAGATCTGAAATGGGAATCGACATCTCAACTTGACTTGGGTATTGACTTCTCTTTATTGGATAAACGTATTGAGGTAAATTTCGACTATTACGATAAGCGTACAAAAGACCTGTTGAATCCGATTTCCGTATCCAGTTCTACAGGTGGTTTCCAGACTATGACTGGTAATAATGGTAAGATACAGAACAGAGGATTTGAATTGTTTATCAAGTCTAACAATATCGTAAATAATAACTTTAGCTGGAATACAACGTTCAATATTTCACGAAATAAGAATAAAGTATTAGAATTGAACCAGGGAGAAGCCCGTTTTGAGACGGTGAGACCGCAAGGATGGTATAACTGGGAAGAATATGCAATGTTGAAGGAAGGTTATCCGTTAAGTTCACTTTATGGTTATGTATTTGACGGTATTATCCAGACGGGCGAGACATATGCAGCACAACCCGGAGCTGTTCCCGGAGACCCGAAATTTAAAGACCTGGATGGAGATGGAAAGATCACTATCAACGACCGTGAAGTGATAGGCGATGGTAATCCCGATGTCATTTTAGGTTTGGGTAATAACTTCAAGATCTATGATTTTGATTTCTCTTTCTTCTTCGATGCTTCTATCGGGAACGACTTGTTGAATTTGTCACGAGTTGTTTTGGAAGACGATAATCGTTTGATTGACTCAAAAGACAGATGGACTCAACATAATCCTTCCAATGAAATACCACGTAATGGCTATAAAAAGGATTCCGGAGTCAAATACGGTTCTTATATTAATTCTCGTTTTGTAGAAAACGCTAGTTACCTGCGTTTGCAGAATGTCGAGGTCGGTTATTCTCTGCCTTTGAAGAAATGGGGCGATATGTATAAATACGTGAAGAATCTGCGTGTATTTGTCGGAGCACAAAACCTGTTCACAATAACCGGTTATACAGGCTTTAACCCGGAAGTAAGTACGAATGGCGGTAAAGCTGTTTCACAGGGGCTCGATTTTAGTTCTTATCCTGCTTACAGGACGTTTAACTTTGGTGCAAAAATAATTTTTTAA